From Zea mays cultivar B73 chromosome 3, Zm-B73-REFERENCE-NAM-5.0, whole genome shotgun sequence:
ACTCCCGGTGTTCGACGGCACGAATCCCGGGCTGGATAACCTGACAAATACAAAGCACTTGTATGTACCAGTTCCAGTCCCCAGAATTAAGTTCATTGACATTATATTGGGATCTGACATTTTGATCCCCTTGAAGAGTTGTGGTTCATTTGATGGCCGTTTCTTCGCAGCCACTTCGGGGTCAATCAGCTCTCAGGAACAATACCGAGCCAGATTTTCAACTCAAATATGACGCTGATACATGTGTAAGTGAGAGGAAACTCATACGACTTGGTCGTTTTTTGTTATGAAGGCTAGCTCAGGCTTGTGTTCTGTATGTATGCAGGCTTCTTGACAACAACAACTTCACCGGACGCATTCCTCCTACTCTGGGCCTTCTCAATACACTAGAAGTCATGTGAGTACAAAACCTgcatggcatggcatggcatggAAAAGAAAATCTACAAAACTTGAGCCCAACAACCTCACAAAACTTGCAGGCGTTTTGATAACAACTACCAGCTGACTGGGCCGGTTCCTAGCAACATCAACAACCTCACAAAACTTGCAGAGCTGTGAGTGTTGTTGTTTCATTCACTTCTGTCAGTATCAGTAGGACTAGTAGCAGGAAGCTATAACGATTTGTCATCTCTTTCGATCGATTCTTTCTGTCGGTCCACACTAGCCATCTGGAAAACAACCAGCTGACTGGTCCACTGCCAGACCTCACAGGGATGATCGCGCTCAGTTTTGTGTAAGTGAATTCGCTCGAGAGCtagtttctccttttcttgagccCAAGACATGAGTAGCTTGTGAAGCTGTTGCAACTCTGTGGCAGGGACATGAGCAACAACAGCTTCAATGCATCTGGTGTTCCTTCCTGGTTCACCACTCTGCCATCTTTGACCTCACTGTAATTCTGTCTCTCTGCACTCCTCCTACTCAAGTCCAGAACCTGTGTCTGAATCTTTGTTTGTCGGTTACATTACATACAGGTACCTTGAAAACCTGCGTGTCACAGGGCAGCTGCCCCAAGCCCTGTTCAGCCTTCCTGCAGTTCAGACACTGTGAGTCAGTAGTGTTTCCTTCTCCAAAAAAAACGAGCTGACCATGTAGAAAACGATCGATCATATATAGAGTTTGCAGGAGGCTCCGGGGAAACCGTTTCAACGGCACGCTAACTATCGGATCAGACTACAGCACTCAGCTCCAGCTAATCGATCTGCGAGACAACCAAATCAGCCAGATAACTGTCGGCGGATCACAGTACAACAAGCAGCTCATGTAGGAAGAGAGGAACCGAGCTCATCATGTAGCAAGCAACAGCTTATTTTGCAGTTCATCGTTCGTTCCTCACAAATCGCACGCGTGCATCTGCTGTCTTCTTCCACAGACTAGTCGGGAACCCCATCTGCAGCCCGGGGACGGGGAGCAGCGAGAAATACTGCGCGTCGCCGGGGCAGTCCAACCAGGCGGCGCCGCCGCCGTACAGCACCCCGATGAACTGCTCGGGGCTGCCGCCGCCGTGCCTCTCGGACCAGCTCGTGAGCCCAGGCTGCGTCTGCGCCGTGCCCTACAGGGGCACCCTGTTCTTCAGGTCGCCGTCCTTCTCTGACCTCAGCAACGGCTCGTACTGGGGCCAGCTGGAGACCGGCATCAGAGCCAAGTTCCGGAGTCTCAGCGTCCCCGTCGACTCGGTTGCGCTCCACGATCCGTCCGTCAACTCGGTCAACAACCTGCAGCTCGCGCTGGAGGTGTTCCCCAGCGGCAAGACCCAGTTTAGTGAGCAGGACATCTCTGACATCGGGTTCATACTCAGCAACCAGACGTATAAGCCACCCTCAGTATTCGGTCCGTACTATTTTCTTGGCCAGCCGTACAGCTTTGCCAATGGTAACAACAAGATCATTCATTTTCATTCACGAAAGGAAAGTAGTTACACCTCCTGCTGCTTTTTTTACTATTTACTGCTTTTTTTTCATGGACGTAGTGGTGCTAATACCTTCCAAATCGAAGGCGAACAACCGCTTACCTCTGATCGTCGGAGCCTCGGTGGGTGGAGCGGTTCTTGTTGCAATAGTTCTTGCTCTTGTTACCATCGTCGCAAGGAGGAAGAAGAGACCAAAGCAGAACGAAGAGAGGAGCCAGTCTTTTGGTTCGTACTTCGTAGTACTGTACCCTTGTTGCCATTTTGCCTTTATTTGGTTCACAGTTTCTCTGTAGTGCTTGTTACTGACAGGAGTAGAGTTCTATCTATAATGTAACCACAAGTCCACAACCATGAACCATCTCTGCTGCTGCTACAGTTTCTTGGGACATGAAGAGCACGAGCGGCAGCAGCGTCCCCCAGCTGCGCGGCGCGCGCACGTTCAACTTCGACGAGCTGAGGAAGATCACCAGCAACTTCTCGGAGGCGAACGACATCGGCAACGGCGGCTACGGGAAGGTGTACAGAGGGACCCTGCCTAGCGGGCAGCTGGTGGCCGTGAAGAGGTGCCAGCAGGGGTCCCTGCAGGGGAGCCTCGAATTCAGGACGGAGATCGAGCTGCTCTCCCGGGTGCACCACAAGAACGTGGTCAGCCTAGTGGGCTTCTGCCTGGACCAGGCGGAGCAGATCCTCGTCTACGAGTACGTCCCCAACGGCACGCTCAAGGAGAGCCTCACGGGCAAGTCCGGCGTGCGTCTGGACTGGCGGCGGCGCCTCCGGGTGCTGCTCGGCGCCGCCAAGGGCATCGCCTACCTCCACGAGCTAGCCGACCCGCCTATCGTGCACCGCGACATCAAGTCCAGCAACGTCCTCCTTGACGAGCGCCTCAACGCCAAGGTCTCCGACTTCGGCCTCTCCAAGCCCCTCGGAGAGGACGGCAGGGGACAAGTCACCACGCAAGTCAAGGGCACGATGGTCAGGCTGGCATTGCCTGCTTCATTCATCAGtcatcacacacacacacacaacgaACTAATTCACTCGTTCAGACAAGCTAACGTTGATGGATGTGATGTTGCAGGGCTACCTTGATCCTGAGTACTACATGACGCAGCAGCTTACGGACAAGAGCGACGTGTACAGCTTCGGCGTGCTGATGCTGGAGATGGCCACGGCGAGGAAGCCGCTGGAGCGCGGCCGGTACATTGTCAGGGAGATGAAGGTGGCGCTGGACCGTACCAAGGACCTGTACGGCCTGCACGACCTGCTGGACCCGGTGCTGGGCTCGTCGCCGTCCGCGCTGGCCGGGCTGGAGCAGTACGTGGATCTGGCGCTGCGCTGCGTCGAGGAGGCCGGCGCCGACCGGCCATCGATGGGCGAGGTGGTCGGCGAGATCGAGCGGGTGCTCAAGATGGCCGGCGGCCCGGGGCCCGAGTCCGCGTCCAACTCCATGAGCTACGCCAGCCGGACGCCGCGTCACCCCTACGGCGGCGACAGCCCCTTCGACCACAGCAACAGCGGGTTGCCGTCCGCGAGGGTTGAGCCCAAGTGAATCTACAGCGCGCGCCGCGAGTACATGCGGAAAAGCTTCACTCTTCAACAAAAGCTAGCTCTGAATGTACAGGGTATTGTAATTATTAGTGTTATAATTTTGGTTACTATGATAGGTGTGCGATTGGATTAAGAACTGATTTCTTGATAACGATTGTTTAcatgataattttggttgctatgtaTTTAAGATAGATATGCAATTGGATTGTTGACATGCTAATATATTTCATGTATGTCATCAAATACACAAATGATTATTTATGTTCAAATATTAGACAATTTCACAACTAATTTTGAAAGAGTAAAATACGTTGGTGGTCCCTAATCTTATACCGTTGTACCATCTCGTCCCCTAAACTCTCAAAGCGCACATCTAAAGTTCATAAAGTTGTAAAGTTGTATCGTCTTGTCCCTAAACTTGTAGTGTTGTATCGTCTCGGTATCTAAACTCTCAACATACATATTCTTGTCCTTCTATTTGTATGGTTGTGTGTCATCTGTGTCTCTACACTTGTTTTGGTGTCATCAAAGGTCTAAACTATTTGGACATGTGATGACACAAAAAACAAGTCTATGGACCCAGATGACACAACCATACACGTATAGGGACTACAAATGTGCATGTTGAAAGTTTAGGGACAGGGATGATATAACTTCACAAGTTTAGGGACCTTAGATGTGCACTTTGAGAGTTCATGGCCCGTGATGATACAACGCTATAAGTTTAGGGTCCGCTAGTGTATTTTACTCATTTTGAAATGTAGATACATTATGACAGTATAGCATATCTCTACTCCTATATAGCATCAGTTTCCATTGTTTCCACTATCATCGTGTTTCACACGTGAAGCGCGTAGATTTGTTTCATTGGTCGTGTCTCGCGTAATAAACATGGAGGGATAATAATGTTGGTACCTAGATAAGCCTTATATCTCGCCAGATCCATGCTCCTACCTAGACGTGTTCTCCAACTGACCGCTCGTCGTCGCGGTGCTCGCTTTCGCCATCTCACAATCCATCAAGGTCCTCACCACCTGGtatactctctccccctctcCACGCAGGCTTGGTCAGTgtctggtgaaagggaaatgtgcccttgggccttttctataaatgttttagtgattagatgcccaacacatagtaTTTTGGTTCATATGTGCTAAGTGCTAAAGAGATGAAAatcaaagaatcaaggtatgactctggccttagtgaattgttttttggtactaacatatttctctaagtgctaggaaccttgacaAATCAAATGAaattggattggagaagtttggctaagtctagccaaacttgcaccagccttcggtgcaccggactgtccggtgtgcactggacagttgctctcgggaaatcgtcgagggcgctgcggctaaaattcactggactgtccggtgagccaacagcgcccgcgccaacggtcggcaacgcGATCAGCGGGCAACGCGtggccagagccaacggtcaccaggccgcaccggactgtccggtgtgcaccggacagtgtccggtgcgccaaggggacCAAAGGCTCaacagtcggcttcgccaaaaaaggaaagaaatcagACACTGTTCatattcggtggtgcaccggactgtccggtgcgccaaccgaca
This genomic window contains:
- the LOC100383452 gene encoding Probable leucine-rich repeat receptor-like protein kinase At5g49770 precursor, with the protein product MNSPKMELSPWLVFSLGFLAQALVILADTNAQDASGLNGIQDSWNKKPSNWRVGTDPCGDKWNGISCTTSRVTAIRLSSLGLSGSLSGDIQSLSELQTLDFSYNKDLGGPLPASIGSLSNLENLILVGCSFSGEIPKELGQLTKLRFLSLNSNKFSGSIPASLGRLSNLYWFDLADNKLSGGLPVFDGTNPGLDNLTNTKHFHFGVNQLSGTIPSQIFNSNMTLIHVLLDNNNFTGRIPPTLGLLNTLEVMRFDNNYQLTGPVPSNINNLTKLAELHLENNQLTGPLPDLTGMIALSFVDMSNNSFNASGVPSWFTTLPSLTSLYLENLRVTGQLPQALFSLPAVQTLRLRGNRFNGTLTIGSDYSTQLQLIDLRDNQISQITVGGSQYNKQLILVGNPICSPGTGSSEKYCASPGQSNQAAPPPYSTPMNCSGLPPPCLSDQLVSPGCVCAVPYRGTLFFRSPSFSDLSNGSYWGQLETGIRAKFRSLSVPVDSVALHDPSVNSVNNLQLALEVFPSGKTQFSEQDISDIGFILSNQTYKPPSVFGPYYFLGQPYSFANVVLIPSKSKANNRLPLIVGASVGGAVLVAIVLALVTIVARRKKRPKQNEERSQSFVSWDMKSTSGSSVPQLRGARTFNFDELRKITSNFSEANDIGNGGYGKVYRGTLPSGQLVAVKRCQQGSLQGSLEFRTEIELLSRVHHKNVVSLVGFCLDQAEQILVYEYVPNGTLKESLTGKSGVRLDWRRRLRVLLGAAKGIAYLHELADPPIVHRDIKSSNVLLDERLNAKVSDFGLSKPLGEDGRGQVTTQVKGTMGYLDPEYYMTQQLTDKSDVYSFGVLMLEMATARKPLERGRYIVREMKVALDRTKDLYGLHDLLDPVLGSSPSALAGLEQYVDLALRCVEEAGADRPSMGEVVGEIERVLKMAGGPGPESASNSMSYASRTPRHPYGGDSPFDHSNSGLPSARVEPK
- the LOC100383452 gene encoding probable leucine-rich repeat receptor-like protein kinase At5g49770 isoform X1, with the protein product MNSPKMELSPWLVFSLGFLAQALVILADTNAQDASGLNGIQDSWNKKPSNWRVGTDPCGDKWNGISCTTSRVTAIRLSSLGLSGSLSGDIQSLSELQTLDFSYNKDLGGPLPASIGSLSNLENLILVGCSFSGEIPKELGQLTKLRFLSLNSNKFSGSIPASLGRLSNLYWFDLADNKLSGGLPVFDGTNPGLDNLTNTKHFHFGVNQLSGTIPSQIFNSNMTLIHVLLDNNNFTGRIPPTLGLLNTLEVMRFDNNYQLTGPVPSNINNLTKLAELHLENNQLTGPLPDLTGMIALSFVDMSNNSFNASGVPSWFTTLPSLTSLYLENLRVTGQLPQALFSLPAVQTLVCRRLRGNRFNGTLTIGSDYSTQLQLIDLRDNQISQITVGGSQYNKQLILVGNPICSPGTGSSEKYCASPGQSNQAAPPPYSTPMNCSGLPPPCLSDQLVSPGCVCAVPYRGTLFFRSPSFSDLSNGSYWGQLETGIRAKFRSLSVPVDSVALHDPSVNSVNNLQLALEVFPSGKTQFSEQDISDIGFILSNQTYKPPSVFGPYYFLGQPYSFANVVLIPSKSKANNRLPLIVGASVGGAVLVAIVLALVTIVARRKKRPKQNEERSQSFVSWDMKSTSGSSVPQLRGARTFNFDELRKITSNFSEANDIGNGGYGKVYRGTLPSGQLVAVKRCQQGSLQGSLEFRTEIELLSRVHHKNVVSLVGFCLDQAEQILVYEYVPNGTLKESLTGKSGVRLDWRRRLRVLLGAAKGIAYLHELADPPIVHRDIKSSNVLLDERLNAKVSDFGLSKPLGEDGRGQVTTQVKGTMGYLDPEYYMTQQLTDKSDVYSFGVLMLEMATARKPLERGRYIVREMKVALDRTKDLYGLHDLLDPVLGSSPSALAGLEQYVDLALRCVEEAGADRPSMGEVVGEIERVLKMAGGPGPESASNSMSYASRTPRHPYGGDSPFDHSNSGLPSARVEPK